TCGAGGCCCAAGCCTTCTTCCTTCTTCCCCAAGACGCCTGGGAAAGCCCCCTACCCCTCCTTCTGGACCAGGAGGGAAGCCTGGTCCAGGCTATCCCGGAAAAGGGGGTGTTGGTGACCGATCCCTTCTTGGAAGTCTACCATCTAGGGCCCGTGGAAGGCGTGGGGGAGATCCTGGACTGGGTGCGCTTTGTGGGAGCCCAGTGCCCGGAGTGCGTCCTTCCGGAGGCAGAATGGCTCTAAAGGTAAAGCGGGTCTACGAGCCAGCTTCCCCAGAGGACGGGGTGCGGGTGTTGGTGGACCGCCTCTGGCCTCGAGGGCTCAGTAAGGAGAAGGCCCAGGTGGACTGGTGGGCCAAAGAACTTGCCCCCTCAGAGGCCCTCCGCCGCTTCTTCGCCCACGACCCCGGGAAGTATCCCGAGTTCCTTCGCCGCTACCGAAAAGAGCTAGAGGGCAACCCCGCCTAGGAGCGCCTCAAGGCCTTAAGCCAGGGAAAAACGGTAACCCTTCTCTTCGCCGCCAGAGAGGAGCATTACAACAACGCCAGGGCCCTGCTGGAAATCCTAGAGCAGGAGCCTTGAGCCGGTCTTCCCGTCCCCCTTGACAGGGCTTAGGCCTCGGGTTATTATTTAGGAGTACTAAGGAGGTAGCGTATGCGCTTGAAACGAGCGGTGTTTCTCGGCCTTATGGCCCTAGGCCTCTTGGTTCTGGCCCAGTACCCGTCCAGTGGGGGCCAGGCTCAGGCCAGCTTCCCCTACCCGGAGGGCTTCCGCCTTTGGACCCACGTGAAGAGCATGGAGCTCAAACCCGGCCATCCCCTCTACGAAAGCTTCGGCGGCCTTCACCACATCTACGTGGACCCAACCGGGCTCAAGACCTATCTGGAGGGCAAGAAGAATCCCTTCCCTAAGGGCACGGTCATCGTCTTTGACCTCCTCGAGGCCAAGGAGGAAGGAAGCGCTCTCCTGGAAGGCCCAAGGAAGCTCATCGGGGTGATGGTCAAGGACCCGGACCGGTATAGGGCCACGGGAGGCTGGGGGTACTATGCCTTTGGCCCCGACAAGAAGCCCATGAGCATCGACCCCGCCTCCTGCCACGCCTGCCACCAGGGGGCAGCCAACACCGACTTCGTCTTTAGCGCCTTCCGGCCCTAAGATGAAAGGGTGGGCACCCCGCAAGGCCAAGACCGGGAGGAAAAGCTCCTGGCCCTCTTAGAACGCCTGGCCCAGGTGGAGCGGGCCCTCCTCACCCGGCAGGCCTACCACCTGGGCCTTACGGCTTTGCAAGCCCAGCTTCTCCTGCACCTTTCCGAGAGGCCTTATGGGGTGGTGGCCCTGGCCGAACTCCTGGCCCTCACCCCAGCCACGGTGAGCGAGGCCCTCACCAGCCTGGAGCGCAAGGGCCTTCTGTCCCGGGCCAAGGACGAGCGGGATGGCCGGCGCTGGGTCTTAAAGCCCACGGTGGAAGGGGTTAAACTGGCCCACGCTCTAAAAACCTACGCCGCCCCCCTCCGCCATGCCCTGGCCCAAATACCCCATCAAGAGGAGGTCCTTTCCGGGCTCATGGAGCTTTTGGCAACGCTGGTGCGCCAAGGAACGGTGCCCGAGACCGGCCTTTGCCTTACCTGCCGCTATCTACGGCGAGAAAAGGGCTTTTTCTGCTCCCTCCTCCGCCTGGACCTAAAGCCTTTGGACCTTCGCCTTGCCTGCCCAGACCACGCCCCCGCCTAAGTGCCCGCTCTAGGAACCCTGCCCACCTTCTCCAGCCAAGCCGGGGGCACATAGGCGCACCGGGGCTCGCTGGCCAGATAATCCCCGGTTTCCGCCCAGGCCCTAGCCCGACTCCCCCCGCACACAAAGCGGTACTCGCAAACCCCACACTTCCCCTTGAGGAGGTCTTTGTTACGGAGTTCCCGAAAGAGGGGGCTATGACGATATATTTCCAAAAGAGATCTATCCCGGATGCTGCCGGCATACACCGGCAAAAACCCTGAAGGGGCTACATCCCCGGTGGCGGATACGAAGACAAAGCCATTGCCGTCCGTAACCCCAAGCCGGGAGTGCTCCATACCGTCTTGGAAGTACTCCCGGTGGAGGCTCTCTCCCGCCGCCAGGGCCCGGTCCTGCCCCCCTTCCTCCCTACGCCTCTGTAGCACCACCCGGCGGAAGTGGTGGGCCTCGGTGGTTTTCACGTGGAAGGGATAGATCCGGGAGACCCCGTAAAGCCAGTGGAGCACCTCTTCAAACTCCCGGGCGGAAAGCTGCTTTAAAAGAAGTCCGCGTCCCACGGGCACCAGGAAGAAAAGGCTCCAAAGGACCACCCCTTTCTCCGCCAGGAGATCGGGCAGAGCCTGGATCTCCGGCCAGTTCTCCCGGGTCACGGTGGTGTTCACCTGGGTAGGAAGCCCTGCCTCCTTGGCCCATTCCAAGGCCGCCAGGGTCCGGGCAAAGGTGCCATCCTCCCCCCGGAAGGCATCGTGGCTTTGGGGGCTTGCCCCGTCCAGGGAAAGGGCGAGCCGGGTCACCCCCGCCTCCTTCAGCTGGAAGACCTTCTCCCGGGTAAGGAGGGGAGTGGCCGCCGGGGTGAGGCCCACCTTAAGGCCCAGCTCCCGGGCTCTTTGGATAAGGAAAAGGAGGTCGGAGCGAGCCAAGGGGTCCCCCCCGGTAAGGAGCAAGAGGGGCTTGGGGCGGTAGGTGGCCACCTCCTCTATGAGCCTCAAGCCCTCCTCCGTGGAAAGCTCCCCGGGCAGGGGGTGAGGCATGGCTGAGGCCCGGCAGTGGCGGCAGGCCAGGAGGCAGGCGTTGGTCACCTCCCAGGCAACCAAATAGGGGTACTGGGCAAACTCGGGGCGTTCCATACAAACAGGGTAACCGGTGGCTAGGGCACCCAAACCATGACCGGGGTCAAGCAACGAGGGCGGGATAGCTGTTTTTGGCCGTCGCAAGAGCGGGTATGCGGAACCTGTGGGCCAAGGGGGAAGGCCTTAACCCTTCCCCCTTTTTAGGCCCAAGGGTTCAGTAAATGTCGTAAGCGGTGTTGTACACGTTGAACTTGCCAGTGGGGGTGCGCACCCAGTCCCCGGTGATCCGGGCCTTCTCCTTCAGGGTCATGGCGTCGTAGACCACGATGAAGGTGGGGGTGTCCTTAGAACCCCAGGCGGAAACCCAGATCTCGGTGCCGCCCTTGTTGAACTCAGGATGCACCATGCGGGCCTTCAGCTCCTGGGCACCCGGCACCTCCCAGCACCTGGCCACCTCCAGCTTGCGCTTGTCGATGGCGCAGAGGCTCGCCGCCGCCTGAGGACTTGGGCTCATGGGGAAATCCACGATGACCCAAGGGCTATTGGGGTGGGTCTTGATGAAGAGGGTGCCGGTGTAGGGCAAGCTGATCCGCTTGACCACCTTCCAGGCGTACTGGGGATGCTTTTCCGGGTCTACGCCCACCACGGTCACCTCGGGGCTACCGATGTTGCCCGTGGCCCAGACCGGCCCGAAGGTGGGATGCTCCCAGTTGGAACCCCGGCCCGGGTGGGGCCTGACCCCCGCCTCCACCTCGGCGGCAAACTCCCGGGTCTTGGTATCGATAACGATGAGCTTGTTCAGGGCGTTGGCCGCCACGATGAAGTACCGCTTCAGGGCCCAACCCCCGTCGTGGAGGAAGAGATCTGTATCAATCATGGTGATGGGCAAGGGCCGGCCCTTTTTATCCAGCTCGGAGTAGTCCACCAGCCAGGTCTGGCCCGACTCCTTGAGGTTTACAATCCACTCGGGGTTAAAGTGGCTAGCCACGATGGCCGCCACCCGGGCCTCCATGACCAGCTCCCCTGCCCCCTTGGTGTAGGAGATGGTGGAGACCATCTTGATGGGCTCCAGGGTCAGACCATCCAGGATCACCATGGTCGGCGGCCAGTAGCATCCCACCACCGCATACTTGTCCTCGTAGCCCTTAAACTTGCTGGACTCGATGGAACGAGCATCCAAACAAGGCTTAGACTCGGCCACCACCTGGGGTGGGTTCATCCAGAGGTCGATGAGGCTGGCCTTGCCGTCCCGGCCGATGGCCATGAAGTACCGGCCCGTGGCCGAAGAGCGGAGGATGTGGGTGGCAAAGCCCGTGGGCACGATGGTAACCAGTTCCTTCTTATCCCCATCGATGATGGCTACCTGACCGGTATCCCGGAGCACCTGGCCGAAGAAGTTCTGCCAGTTGCGGTCATGGAGCGGCTTGGCGGGCCGCTTTTCCAGTGGCACGTGCACCTTCCAGGTCTTCCTTATCTCCTCGTAGGTGGGGATGGGCGGCGCAGGTGGTTCCTCTAGAAGAAACCGGGCAACAAGTTCGGTTTCCTGTTGGCTCAAGATCCCCTGCCGCCCCCAGTCGGGCATCCCCCCAGGAAGGCCGCCAAAGATCACCGCCTTCAGGTACTCCAGACCCTTCTCTGCCATCTTCTTCGGGTCCAAGGCCGGACCCGTGGCTCCCTTGCGCAACACCCCGTGGCAACCTGCGCACCGGTCAAAGTAGATCTTGGCCGCCTCCTCCTTCTCCCCCGGGCTCAGGGGACCAGGGGCCTGGGCCAAGGCCAAGGCACTCAAAACCAAAACGCCCAATAAGGCTAACCTCCTCATGGCTTTCACCTCCAGTAACTAGGATACCGATGTCCGAGTAGTACAGATGTCCTATGACGGAAGTCCCTACAAAAATCTGCTTACCGGTAGCCCAAGCCGGACCCATCGATGGGCCCGGCAGAAGGACGGAAAACCTAGTGGGCGTGCTCCTTCTCGTGGAAGGTGGTCACCACCCACCACATCCCCTGAGGGATGAAAAGGTAAACCGCGGAGCTAAAGGCGATCAGATACTTCCAGAATGCGTCCAGGTAAGGTGGCAGAATCATGCCCAAAGCCCCCAGGGTCTGCAAGGCGGCGAAGAGATAGGAAAAGGTGACGATGGAAGGCCTCCCCAGCATCCGCCCCAGGGCGTAGAACATGGCGTAGAAACCCGCAGCGGAAACCATGAGCATGCCATAGAGCATCAGGTCCCGCACCGCCTCGCTAGTCATGGGCCCCCACCTCCTTGGCCGTCCGGGCCTCCCCTTTCCCAATGGTAACCAGATCCCACAGAAGAACCAGGTAGCTCACCAGAAAGAAGACCCCAAAGACAAAGCGCCAGACCATGCCGTTTTGGAACCAGGGGTGCTGCTGGGCGTCTATATAAGCCTGCCAGGTACTGCCCCCGATGGCCCGTTCCACCATGGTTTGAGTAAAGCCGGCGATGGTCATGGCCGCAGACATCCCAAAGATGCCCACCACCATAAGGACAAACGCCCACTTCCACAGCTTGGAGTCAAAACGGGGAAGCTCGGGGCGACGCACCTGGTGGAGCGCCATGTAGATCACCGTGAGGATGGCGGTAACGTAGGCCCCGAAGAAGGCCAGGTGGCCATGGGCTGGAGCCAGCTGGGTACCATGGGAGTAGAGGTTGATCTGGGGCAGGGTCTGCATGAACCCCCAAACCCCGGCGCCGATGAAGTTGCCAAAGGCCTGGGCAATGGCCCAGAAAAGGGCAGGTTGGTTCACGGTCTGCATGCGGTGCATCCCAGCGTCGTAAACCGCATGCACCACCATGGCCACCAGAGGAATAGGCTCGAGGGCGCTAAAGAATCCTCCCAAGCCCAGCCAGTACTCCGGGGTGCCGATCCAGAAGTAGTGGTGCCCAAGGCCCAGGATCCCGGTGCCGAAGACCAAGGCCACCTCTAGATAAAGCCAGGTCTCCACAATGCGTCTAGGAGTTCCCAAAAGGTGCATGAGGGCCATGGCCATGATGGAGCCCACCAGCACCTCCCAGGTGGCCTCCACCCAAAGGTGCACCACCCACCACCAGAAGTACTGGTCCATGGAGATATTGGGGGTGTAGTGCATGCCCGCCGTATAGAGCCCGGCCAGGGCTACCAGGTCGAACATCAATACCGCCACCACCCCGGTGATGCGCTGGGCCTTAAGCGCCGTGGCCACCACGTTGTAAAGGAAGATGGCCATCACCGCCACGATGCCGAAATCCGCCCAGCGGGGAGCCTCTATGTACTCCCGGCCCTCGGTGATGAACCATAGGGTAAAGGCGTTCCCCGGTCCGTACTGGACCAAAAGGTAGACCAGGACCACGATGCCCACCGCAGCGATCAGGGTGAAGAAGGCAAATCTGGCCAAGCGGATGCCCACCACCTCCCGCCCCAGCTCCAGGGGCAAAAACCAGTACACTCCGCCCATGAAGCCCAGGAGTAGCCAGACGATCATGGCATTGATGTGGAGCATCCGGTTGGTGATGAAGTTAAGCTTGCCGTAAAGAAAATTGGGATCCAGGTACTGCCAGGCCGCCAGCAAACCGAAAAGGACCTGGGCCCCAAAAAGGGCCAAGGCCACCCAGAAGTACCAGAGGGCCAGCTTCTGGGACTCGTAGAGTTTCCCTTGCGGTAAAGCCTGGGTCATGAGGTACCTCCTACTGCACCCCGGCGAAGCGATCCGGGAAACCGTTGGTGTCTATGGCCGACATCCACTTCAAGAAAGCCACCAAGGCCATGGCCTCCTCATCCGTCAAGCCTAGGTTGGGCATACGGCGGACAAAGGTGGGATAGCGATCCGGATGCTTAAGCCATTCCGCCATGGCCTCCTCCTTGGTGGCCTTTCCGGTCATGCTCTTGACCATGGTCTCCCACTTGGGGTCCAACCATGCCCGGGTGAGGTCGGGAGCGAAATAGGCCCCGTTGCCTAAGAGGGTGTGGCAGTCCATGCAGTTACGGCTTTGCAGGGTCATCTTACCCTTGTTGACCAGGGCGTACGCTTCCTTCTCGCTCCACAGCTTGCCGAAAAACCCCACCTCCTCCCCGATGACCGGGATGTCCCGCCGCTTCTCGTAATCCCGCTTGAGCCCAACGGCCTTGTTAATCACGGTGTAGGCCGGCACCCGGGCCGAACCCTCCCGGATTTGGTTCAGGGAATCAATGGTCAGGTAAAGCAGAATCCCGGTCATGATCAGGGAGCTCACCACGGCCGCATTGCGCCAGAAGCGGGGCTCGAGCCACCCGGATCCCCGTGAAAGCCATAGGGTAAGGACCACGGTGGCGAAAAGGGCCCCGATGGTGGTCTCTATCCAGCCGATCTCCATACCTCAACCTCCTTTCACCTCCAACTCATAAACTCGGGTATCCTGGTCCGGGTTTCCATGACCTAGGTCAAGGGCAAATGTCCCCAGGGATCCTCCCTCTTCAAGCCTCTTTGGCCTCGAGGCCCTGCCCCTTTCCCTGGCCAGGGGAACCCAACCGGCTTCGCCCTGGAGAGCAGGACACTTCACCATCTGGGACTCCCAAGGCCTTAACCCCCCTTTACCATGAGGGTATGCGGTTACGCACCCTACTCAAACGCGAGGAGTCATACGCCATCCACGCCCTTTTGCTCCTGGTGGAGGAACCCGGCCTTCCTGCGCAAGAAATCGCCCAAAAACTAAAGATACCGCCAGCTTTTCTGGCCAAAGTCCTTTCCAAACTGGCTAAAGCGAGCCTGGTGGAAAGCCGCATGGGCCGAGGGGGAGGGGTATGGCTAAAAGAGCCCCCGGAGGGGATCACCCTGCTTAAGGTGATAGAAAGCCTCTCCGGCCCTGTGGCCCTAGACCTTTGCGCCACCCTAAAGCGCTGCCCCACAGAGGAGAGGCGAGGGTTCTGCTACCTAAAGCCAAGCCTGGTGCGCATGAACCAGGAGATCCGCAAAACCCTCGCAGGCTTAACCCTAAAGGACCTTCTACCCGAAACCCCCAGGACCGTTTGACCCAGGTCATGGCGGTAAAACCCCCTGGGTGCCAAGCTTAGGGGGGTATGGTGGAACTCAACTTAAAGACCACAGTAAACGAGGTGCTCCAACGCCATCCGGAAGCGGTGAGCCTACTCAATGAGATGGGTATAGATACCTGCTGCGGTGGGGCCGATTCCCTGGAAGAAGCCGCCCGCCAAGCAGGGAAAAACCCAGAGGAGGTGCTGAAGGACCTCCTGGCCTTTTTAGGGTGGGAAGGATGAACCTTCAGAGGAAGGCCCGCTACGGCGAGGTCCCTGGGGTGGAGCTTCTGGCCGACCACCCGGAGGTCCGCCTGGTTCTCTTCAGCTTGCAAAAAGGGCAGGAGGTACGGGGCAAGGGGGAGCCAAGGGTGCACCTCTTTTGCCTCGAGGGGGAGGGCATCCTGTGGGCTGGGGAA
This sequence is a window from Thermus caldifontis. Protein-coding genes within it:
- a CDS encoding DUF488 domain-containing protein — protein: MALKVKRVYEPASPEDGVRVLVDRLWPRGLSKEKAQVDWWAKELAPSEALRRFFAHDPGKYPEFLRRYRKELEGNPA
- a CDS encoding nitrite reductase, which translates into the protein MRRLALLGVLVLSALALAQAPGPLSPGEKEEAAKIYFDRCAGCHGVLRKGATGPALDPKKMAEKGLEYLKAVIFGGLPGGMPDWGRQGILSQQETELVARFLLEEPPAPPIPTYEEIRKTWKVHVPLEKRPAKPLHDRNWQNFFGQVLRDTGQVAIIDGDKKELVTIVPTGFATHILRSSATGRYFMAIGRDGKASLIDLWMNPPQVVAESKPCLDARSIESSKFKGYEDKYAVVGCYWPPTMVILDGLTLEPIKMVSTISYTKGAGELVMEARVAAIVASHFNPEWIVNLKESGQTWLVDYSELDKKGRPLPITMIDTDLFLHDGGWALKRYFIVAANALNKLIVIDTKTREFAAEVEAGVRPHPGRGSNWEHPTFGPVWATGNIGSPEVTVVGVDPEKHPQYAWKVVKRISLPYTGTLFIKTHPNSPWVIVDFPMSPSPQAAASLCAIDKRKLEVARCWEVPGAQELKARMVHPEFNKGGTEIWVSAWGSKDTPTFIVVYDAMTLKEKARITGDWVRTPTGKFNVYNTAYDIY
- a CDS encoding TIGR04053 family radical SAM/SPASM domain-containing protein, whose amino-acid sequence is MERPEFAQYPYLVAWEVTNACLLACRHCRASAMPHPLPGELSTEEGLRLIEEVATYRPKPLLLLTGGDPLARSDLLFLIQRARELGLKVGLTPAATPLLTREKVFQLKEAGVTRLALSLDGASPQSHDAFRGEDGTFARTLAALEWAKEAGLPTQVNTTVTRENWPEIQALPDLLAEKGVVLWSLFFLVPVGRGLLLKQLSAREFEEVLHWLYGVSRIYPFHVKTTEAHHFRRVVLQRRREEGGQDRALAAGESLHREYFQDGMEHSRLGVTDGNGFVFVSATGDVAPSGFLPVYAGSIRDRSLLEIYRHSPLFRELRNKDLLKGKCGVCEYRFVCGGSRARAWAETGDYLASEPRCAYVPPAWLEKVGRVPRAGT
- a CDS encoding DUF542 domain-containing protein; the protein is MVELNLKTTVNEVLQRHPEAVSLLNEMGIDTCCGGADSLEEAARQAGKNPEEVLKDLLAFLGWEG
- a CDS encoding cbb3-type cytochrome c oxidase subunit I, producing MTQALPQGKLYESQKLALWYFWVALALFGAQVLFGLLAAWQYLDPNFLYGKLNFITNRMLHINAMIVWLLLGFMGGVYWFLPLELGREVVGIRLARFAFFTLIAAVGIVVLVYLLVQYGPGNAFTLWFITEGREYIEAPRWADFGIVAVMAIFLYNVVATALKAQRITGVVAVLMFDLVALAGLYTAGMHYTPNISMDQYFWWWVVHLWVEATWEVLVGSIMAMALMHLLGTPRRIVETWLYLEVALVFGTGILGLGHHYFWIGTPEYWLGLGGFFSALEPIPLVAMVVHAVYDAGMHRMQTVNQPALFWAIAQAFGNFIGAGVWGFMQTLPQINLYSHGTQLAPAHGHLAFFGAYVTAILTVIYMALHQVRRPELPRFDSKLWKWAFVLMVVGIFGMSAAMTIAGFTQTMVERAIGGSTWQAYIDAQQHPWFQNGMVWRFVFGVFFLVSYLVLLWDLVTIGKGEARTAKEVGAHD
- a CDS encoding MarR family winged helix-turn-helix transcriptional regulator, which encodes MGTPQGQDREEKLLALLERLAQVERALLTRQAYHLGLTALQAQLLLHLSERPYGVVALAELLALTPATVSEALTSLERKGLLSRAKDERDGRRWVLKPTVEGVKLAHALKTYAAPLRHALAQIPHQEEVLSGLMELLATLVRQGTVPETGLCLTCRYLRREKGFFCSLLRLDLKPLDLRLACPDHAPA
- a CDS encoding RrF2 family transcriptional regulator codes for the protein MRLRTLLKREESYAIHALLLLVEEPGLPAQEIAQKLKIPPAFLAKVLSKLAKASLVESRMGRGGGVWLKEPPEGITLLKVIESLSGPVALDLCATLKRCPTEERRGFCYLKPSLVRMNQEIRKTLAGLTLKDLLPETPRTV
- a CDS encoding cytochrome P460 family protein — protein: MRLKRAVFLGLMALGLLVLAQYPSSGGQAQASFPYPEGFRLWTHVKSMELKPGHPLYESFGGLHHIYVDPTGLKTYLEGKKNPFPKGTVIVFDLLEAKEEGSALLEGPRKLIGVMVKDPDRYRATGGWGYYAFGPDKKPMSIDPASCHACHQGAANTDFVFSAFRP
- a CDS encoding cupin, which gives rise to MNLQRKARYGEVPGVELLADHPEVRLVLFSLQKGQEVRGKGEPRVHLFCLEGEGILWAGERSIPATPGTLLAAEPREAHGAKAGEGAFLVLGIITPRP
- a CDS encoding c-type cytochrome — protein: MEIGWIETTIGALFATVVLTLWLSRGSGWLEPRFWRNAAVVSSLIMTGILLYLTIDSLNQIREGSARVPAYTVINKAVGLKRDYEKRRDIPVIGEEVGFFGKLWSEKEAYALVNKGKMTLQSRNCMDCHTLLGNGAYFAPDLTRAWLDPKWETMVKSMTGKATKEEAMAEWLKHPDRYPTFVRRMPNLGLTDEEAMALVAFLKWMSAIDTNGFPDRFAGVQ